In Desulfurococcaceae archaeon MEX13E-LK6-19, the genomic window ATCAATAGTATTAGCGAAGATGCTTTGAAGAAAATAGCCTATAAACTTGGTCAACAAGTCTGTGTAATGCATAAAAACAATATATACCATGGAGACTTGACTATAGCTAACACTGTTGTCAATAATGATGAAGTCTTCATAATAGACTTTGGTTTGGCTGGGTACAGTACTGATGTAGAAGAGTACGCTATAGACATTCATTTGCTCAGTAGAGGATTATCAGCTCTATCACCCGATAGACACGACTTGTTCATGGAGGAGTTTAAGAAAGGCTATATGGAGCAATGCGGTGCAGAATTTACCGAGAATGTTTTCCAGAGAATGCGCGAGATCAGGTTAAGAGGAAGATACGTTGAAGAGAGGCTTAGGAGGAAGATAGCTCTTGACAAATACATGTAGGGCAAAAATATTCTTTGTGACGAGTAATAAACACAAATTCAATGAAGTGGCTGTTATCGCTGAGAAACTCGGTATATGTCTGGAAATGCTTCCAGGGAAGAAAATAGAGATTCAAAGCAGTAGCTTAATGGATATAGCATTCTATTCTGCTCTCGAAAACTACAAGGAGTTTAGGAAACCTATTCTCGTCGAAGACGCTGGATTGTTTATAGAAGCACTCAACGGGTTCCCAGGTCCATACAGTAGTTACGTATACAAGACTATTGGTGTGAAAGGTATACTCAAGCTAATGGAGGGTATAGAAAACAGGAGAGCCTACTTCTCATCAGCGGTAGTCTTAATCCACGAGCCTTATCTGATAAAATGCGAGGAAAGAGTCTATGGCTATATATCAAATGAGCCTAGAGGCACTGGAGGCTTTGGTTTCGATCCAATATTTGTTCCCGAAGGCGATACAAGAACCTTCGCTGAAATGAGTATCGACGAGAAAAACAAGTATAGCCATAGAGCCAAAGCTGTTTCAAAAGCATTCAATAAACTAATCAGCTTGCTTAAAACTTAAAATACCCTGTGAGATTTGAGAAAATAGGTGCTGTAGACGGCATTACTGGGGAGGTCTAAATGAATAAACGTAGAGAAAAAGGACAATCACACTCAACAAGACCAGCTAGAGCAGGACCACCTAGATGGCTTAAACTAGACATGAGCCCTGAGGACGTAGAGCTTCTAGTAGTAGAGCTAGCCAAGAAAGGGTACACTCCATCAATGATAGGCATCATATTGAGAGACCAGTTTGGAATCCCTCTGGTCAAACAGGTAACAGGTAAAAAACTAACAAAAATCCTTGAAGAACACGGTGTGACGCTACCCGTACCAGAAGACCTATTGTTCCTCATGAAGAAAGCCGTTAACCTCAGGAGACACCTCGAGGAACACCCCAAGGACTTGCATGCCAAGAAGGGTCTACTAGACCTTGAGTCTAAGATACATAGACTAGTCAAATACTACAAGAGAGTAGGTAAACTACCACCAGACTGGAAGTACGACCCCGAGAAAGCAAGACTTCTCGTATCAGGTTTCATGTAAACATATTTCTCTCAACACTCATGGATAGTCAATTATACTGTTTTCCTCTTAGGTAGTTTGTAGAATTAAAACAGGCACTCTCAAGTCTATTACCGCTGCTGATTACTCCTAGACTATTACTTCATTGGATATTATTTGCGGAACGATTATCTGACTTCTTATATTGCTTCTCTGTGGTAGTTATGTTTGGAGGCGGCCAGTGGCTTGTCACTTGATCTCAGTATTGCCAGTAAGGCTTTCGGGGACTTCATGAAGATTGTTAAAGAACATGGTTTTGTAAGGATAATACCCTTATTGACTATAGACAATATTGTTGCTACATCTATTTTAGCCAAGATGTTTATGGAGAACGATGTTGCAGTATCAATATCTCTTAAGCCTGTTGTAGATAAAGATGATCCAACTATCGTGATCGATATTCCTTTCGATAATAATGTATGTGGCGGGTACTGTTTCGAAATATTATACAACGGAGGACTCAAGGATGTTGAAGTAAAGAATGGTAACATTCTCTTGACGCCACATAGTATATCTGCTACAATAGTCAAGATTATTGAAGACTACTGGATTCTGAGTGGCAACGAGAAAGTAATATGTTTACTCGGCGGTATTAACCGTGGAAAAGACTTGTCTAGAGAGGGCTTTGTTAAACTAGAGAAAGCTATTGTTGAAGAACTCTCTAAATCCAACAAGATATTCTATGACGTAGTTGGCTTCAGGTTATGGGGTTGGAAACGTAGGAAGCTATATGAGATACTAACATATACGATTACACCCTTCATACCAGGGCTTACAGGTAAGAAAGAGATCGCGATAGAGTTTGTTAAGAAACTTGGTTTCGAAGACCCAGATAAAGTCCATAGTAGTGATCTTGTTGCTAAAGAGGATGTGCTGAAGAATTTTGCTACAGAACTCATCAAGACAGCTAATGAGAAGAGTAAGAAGAGGCGTAGTCCCCTAGAGTTTATCTCCAGGATATACTTCTTGTCTAGAGGAGCAGACTTCATAGACCTCATGGAGCTTTATGGAGCTGTATTAACCGCCTTCTCTAAGGGAGGAGACTATCTTATAAACAACTTCTTGATCGCACAAGACTCCACGCTTATTGATAGACTCCTCATCTTTTATGAGAAACACATAGATGCTATCAGTAGTGACGTAGCAAACGCTATTGACGGATTATACGAAGACACGAACAATAGAGTTGTTGTTGAGCCCTCTATTGTCTCTCGACCCGAGGTATTTGAGATGGTTCTTAGCGAAATAGGTCTAGTTGATGATACTAAATATGTTGTAGTAAATACTGGAGGAAAATACTACACATCACTCCTTAGTCTTATAAAAACTAAGAAGAAAATAGACTATGAAAGCTTTAATGAAGAACAACTCTTGTACATAGAGTAACGAGTAACCCATTATGTACATATTTGG contains:
- a CDS encoding Kae1-associated kinase Bud32, which translates into the protein MASGGLTEIARGAEAVLYKTKWLGFDAIVKIRLPKPYRHPKYDELFRYRRTLIEARVIASLKQLGLNVPSLFYVDPDKSILVIEYIGGTRLSNIINSISEDALKKIAYKLGQQVCVMHKNNIYHGDLTIANTVVNNDEVFIIDFGLAGYSTDVEEYAIDIHLLSRGLSALSPDRHDLFMEEFKKGYMEQCGAEFTENVFQRMREIRLRGRYVEERLRRKIALDKYM
- a CDS encoding XTP/dITP diphosphatase, which gives rise to MTSNKHKFNEVAVIAEKLGICLEMLPGKKIEIQSSSLMDIAFYSALENYKEFRKPILVEDAGLFIEALNGFPGPYSSYVYKTIGVKGILKLMEGIENRRAYFSSAVVLIHEPYLIKCEERVYGYISNEPRGTGGFGFDPIFVPEGDTRTFAEMSIDEKNKYSHRAKAVSKAFNKLISLLKT
- a CDS encoding 30S ribosomal protein S15, encoding MNKRREKGQSHSTRPARAGPPRWLKLDMSPEDVELLVVELAKKGYTPSMIGIILRDQFGIPLVKQVTGKKLTKILEEHGVTLPVPEDLLFLMKKAVNLRRHLEEHPKDLHAKKGLLDLESKIHRLVKYYKRVGKLPPDWKYDPEKARLLVSGFM